The following are encoded together in the Streptomyces sp. NBC_01465 genome:
- a CDS encoding thioesterase II family protein yields the protein MSERTSGTPRRPSSRAALTKVWKPSPAPAARGYAFAHAGAGALKLRSLALAAPDWMEIVAIRLPGREGRLHEPPLVDLDHAVGTVGHAIAAADDGGCPIFLFGACAGAVLAFETATLLAREGRAAGLIVTSRSAPHLPVAAAPPDDETALEELVALGGIPSALLSSPPALALLTSALRADQKLVDGYHRPAQARCHLPVLALYGADDPLLSAEQLQPWQEHTTAVTQVTEVPGGHFLLDDSPQQLAAAIGAFTAPLLSGAGARRTTGDHQERLSATRGTPRSS from the coding sequence ATGAGCGAGCGCACATCCGGGACACCACGCAGGCCCTCGTCGCGGGCCGCACTCACCAAAGTCTGGAAGCCGTCACCGGCACCTGCCGCCAGGGGCTACGCCTTTGCGCACGCCGGAGCAGGAGCTCTGAAACTACGGTCCCTGGCCCTGGCCGCGCCGGACTGGATGGAGATCGTCGCCATCCGACTGCCCGGCCGGGAGGGACGTCTGCACGAACCGCCCCTGGTCGACCTCGACCATGCGGTGGGAACCGTCGGGCACGCGATCGCGGCAGCGGACGACGGCGGATGCCCGATCTTCTTGTTCGGCGCCTGCGCGGGCGCCGTCCTCGCATTCGAGACCGCAACCCTCCTTGCGCGCGAAGGGCGTGCCGCGGGCCTGATCGTCACCTCGCGCAGTGCTCCGCACCTGCCGGTGGCTGCCGCACCGCCGGACGACGAGACCGCGCTCGAGGAACTGGTGGCCCTGGGCGGGATCCCGTCCGCGCTCCTCTCCTCGCCGCCGGCGCTCGCCCTGCTGACGTCCGCGCTCAGGGCCGACCAGAAGTTGGTGGACGGCTACCACAGGCCCGCGCAGGCGCGTTGCCACCTTCCGGTCCTCGCCCTGTACGGAGCCGACGATCCCCTGCTGTCCGCGGAGCAGCTGCAACCGTGGCAGGAGCACACCACGGCGGTCACCCAGGTGACCGAGGTGCCGGGCGGACACTTCCTCCTCGACGACTCGCCGCAGCAACTGGCCGCGGCGATCGGTGCGTTCACCGCACCCCTGCTGTCCGGAGCCGGTGCCCGCAGAACCACCGGTGATCATCAAGAACGTCTCTCCGCGACCCGCGGCACCCCAAGGAGCTCCTGA
- a CDS encoding aldehyde dehydrogenase family protein, with product MQISSLNPATGEILEEFANTGPADVERAVARAARAQTSWAKDKTARKQGIKDLGAVLSDRAGEIAALITLETGKVTADAEAEVAEVIDAVDHYLACLEETTARPIAVPADVFPATDVSYEARPVGVIGMIMPWNFPFYTPMMCLIPCLLAGNAAVLKPSEYATLCGRLILELTEAAGLPQDLVQLVPGDGDTGQALVRSHVDRVFFVGSRTTGRSVVAHAGLTPVHYELGGNSAAVVLSDADLDLTAAAIAWGAAYHSGQDCAAVKRVYAEAGVAEALIDRLAAVLGTLTPGVDYGPYIRRPFLDLAQRRTADAVASGSRLVTGGQRLSEPHPNGNWLAPALVELHADTVPLVMEETFGNVIPVLAVPDADSAVRHANSSRQSLSASVFTSDTGRARSLAEELEAAMVFVNDPFVNLPGADHWTGWNDSGSGSMESRWQQCHRKRVLSVHSSSRPRDFWFGGAGT from the coding sequence ATGCAGATCAGTTCACTGAATCCCGCAACCGGCGAAATCCTGGAGGAGTTCGCGAACACCGGCCCCGCCGACGTGGAGCGCGCGGTCGCACGGGCCGCGCGTGCCCAGACGTCATGGGCGAAGGACAAGACGGCCAGGAAACAGGGCATCAAGGATCTCGGGGCCGTACTCAGTGACCGTGCCGGAGAGATCGCCGCACTGATCACACTCGAGACCGGCAAGGTGACGGCGGATGCCGAAGCCGAGGTCGCCGAGGTGATCGACGCCGTGGACCACTACCTCGCCTGCCTCGAGGAGACGACCGCGCGCCCCATCGCCGTACCCGCCGATGTCTTCCCGGCCACGGACGTGTCGTACGAAGCAAGGCCGGTGGGCGTCATCGGCATGATCATGCCGTGGAACTTCCCCTTCTACACGCCGATGATGTGCCTCATTCCCTGCCTGCTCGCGGGCAACGCGGCGGTCCTCAAACCGTCGGAGTACGCCACCCTGTGCGGCCGCCTCATCCTCGAACTGACGGAGGCTGCCGGTCTGCCGCAGGACCTGGTCCAGCTCGTTCCCGGAGACGGCGACACCGGGCAGGCGCTCGTACGGTCGCACGTGGACAGGGTGTTCTTCGTCGGATCACGCACCACGGGGCGCAGCGTCGTCGCCCACGCCGGGCTGACGCCAGTCCACTACGAGCTGGGGGGAAACAGTGCGGCGGTCGTGCTCTCCGACGCCGACCTCGACCTCACCGCAGCGGCCATCGCCTGGGGAGCCGCGTACCACTCCGGGCAGGACTGCGCGGCCGTCAAGCGCGTCTACGCGGAAGCAGGGGTGGCAGAGGCCCTGATCGACCGGCTCGCCGCCGTCCTGGGCACGCTCACGCCCGGCGTGGACTACGGCCCCTACATTCGCCGCCCCTTCCTCGACTTGGCCCAGAGGCGGACCGCGGACGCGGTCGCGTCGGGCAGCCGGCTGGTGACCGGGGGCCAGCGGCTTTCCGAGCCTCACCCGAACGGCAACTGGCTCGCGCCCGCGCTCGTCGAACTCCACGCCGACACCGTGCCCCTCGTCATGGAGGAGACCTTCGGCAACGTGATCCCGGTACTCGCCGTCCCGGACGCCGACTCCGCCGTGCGCCACGCGAATTCCTCGCGCCAGTCGCTCTCGGCCTCCGTGTTCACCTCCGACACCGGGCGCGCACGGTCCCTGGCCGAGGAGCTGGAAGCCGCGATGGTGTTCGTCAACGACCCGTTCGTGAACCTCCCAGGAGCCGACCACTGGACCGGCTGGAACGACTCCGGAAGCGGATCCATGGAGTCGAGGTGGCAGCAGTGCCACCGCAAACGCGTGCTCTCGGTCCACTCCTCGAGCCGCCCCCGCGACTTCTGGTTCGGGGGCGCGGGCACATGA
- a CDS encoding HAD family hydrolase: MTPAVGTDHRTESASWVPRFIALDLDGTIVDRQGHVSRPVIEVLREASAQGWVVTLATGRSWARTVKVLDAHPDLSWHWVVCSNGAELRERGSAEPVMTRGVGCDASVAALKDTVSDLIVVAEHVSGTYLTTHVLPAGEFDGPQQQTSWSELAVTRCIRWFLTSQTASCEQFESSLGHSDAYDRLVYRLRERTWADLQAANVSKADTLEQLRRRVGVGIDRTLCVGDSWNDIGMLSWAAVGAATEDAPEEVTSVADLLIPTCTEDGVAQLLRRYLDRAASLSL; encoded by the coding sequence ATGACACCGGCTGTCGGCACGGACCACCGTACGGAATCGGCTTCGTGGGTCCCGCGTTTCATCGCTCTCGACCTCGACGGGACGATCGTCGACCGGCAGGGGCATGTCTCCCGCCCGGTCATAGAGGTCTTGCGGGAAGCTTCGGCGCAGGGCTGGGTGGTGACACTGGCCACCGGACGCTCATGGGCCCGCACCGTCAAAGTGCTCGACGCCCATCCGGATCTGAGCTGGCACTGGGTGGTGTGCAGCAACGGCGCCGAATTGCGCGAGCGGGGGTCGGCAGAGCCGGTCATGACGCGCGGCGTCGGCTGCGACGCCTCGGTGGCCGCGTTGAAGGACACGGTCTCCGATCTGATCGTGGTGGCCGAGCACGTCTCCGGTACGTATCTGACGACCCATGTGCTGCCCGCAGGGGAATTCGACGGGCCACAGCAGCAGACCAGTTGGTCCGAGCTGGCCGTCACCCGCTGCATACGGTGGTTCCTCACCTCGCAGACCGCCAGTTGTGAACAGTTCGAGTCGTCTCTGGGCCACTCGGACGCGTACGACCGCCTCGTCTACCGGCTGCGGGAACGTACGTGGGCCGACCTCCAGGCGGCGAACGTCTCCAAGGCGGACACGCTCGAGCAACTGCGCCGGCGGGTCGGCGTCGGCATCGACCGCACGCTCTGCGTCGGCGACAGCTGGAACGACATCGGCATGCTCTCGTGGGCCGCCGTGGGGGCGGCCACCGAGGATGCCCCCGAAGAGGTCACTTCTGTGGCCGACCTCCTCATCCCGACCTGCACCGAGGACGGGGTGGCCCAGCTGCTGCGGCGCTACCTCGACCGGGCGGCCTCTCTCTCGCTCTGA
- a CDS encoding AMP-binding enzyme, translated as MEKRTVTVRGFDVEPAEIERALEAWPLCAEAAVLPRRSADGPPVLAGYVVLTQQPAPSSWAAELAAFLREMLPAHMIPTACFAVERLPRTASGEIDAAALPVPDVPENSVSAPEALLAGVVTQLIGHLRAPLGPDDDYFLLGLDSVGVIQILALVDVWTGHEVDIAQMFEISTVRQLREFLDSFAPDWFRAAAELNPQGALR; from the coding sequence ATGGAGAAGCGGACTGTCACGGTTCGGGGGTTCGACGTCGAACCGGCGGAGATCGAGCGGGCGTTGGAGGCCTGGCCCCTGTGTGCGGAAGCCGCGGTGCTGCCGCGTCGGTCTGCCGATGGCCCACCCGTACTGGCAGGGTACGTCGTCCTGACGCAGCAGCCCGCGCCGTCTTCGTGGGCTGCCGAACTCGCAGCGTTCTTGCGGGAGATGCTCCCCGCGCACATGATTCCGACGGCCTGCTTCGCGGTGGAGCGGTTGCCCCGTACGGCGAGCGGTGAGATCGATGCCGCGGCTCTGCCGGTTCCGGACGTCCCCGAGAACTCCGTGTCCGCGCCGGAAGCCCTGCTGGCCGGGGTGGTGACCCAGCTGATCGGCCATCTCCGGGCACCGCTGGGGCCGGACGACGACTACTTCCTGCTCGGCCTGGACTCCGTGGGCGTGATCCAGATCCTGGCGCTGGTCGACGTGTGGACCGGTCACGAAGTGGACATTGCCCAGATGTTCGAGATCAGTACGGTGCGTCAACTGCGGGAATTCCTCGACTCCTTCGCCCCGGACTGGTTCCGTGCCGCAGCGGAGCTGAACCCGCAGGGGGCCCTGCGATGA
- a CDS encoding acyl-CoA dehydrogenase family protein, producing the protein MNSIIRRLEPTTQAGAALCAAVDAGGGFLAARAREHDLHGTFAATSVDHLRELGVFGACAPVEHGGHDLYALYDVTLLVSRIAAHDASLATAVSMHLALSWYFARSVRCARPDQAATLPEARWLEALGREGMLVASTVAEPGVPAWKPETEATDDGSGWAVRGRKAMVSLSPAATHLYTRMKVLTPTGPMLASAMIPVKSAGVTVIDDWDGLGLRGSGSGRVVFDDVHLDRDALRIRGSWGEREPAGFEGRAASSAPLAGIYLGIAEAAAATAVRRYATISTPSAGMQGQMADLRLALATLRGTLHTALGELGEGLGARAPRTIDAEEGSRLLEACVLASMVTEQQAAVVVDRAMQICGGRSFTAGSELARMYRDVRAAGFMRPYAPPEEWVDFIARTATTVGEK; encoded by the coding sequence ATGAATTCGATCATCAGGCGGCTGGAGCCCACGACCCAGGCCGGCGCCGCGCTGTGTGCGGCGGTCGACGCCGGCGGCGGGTTCCTGGCAGCCAGGGCAAGAGAACACGACCTGCACGGCACGTTCGCCGCCACCAGCGTCGACCACCTGCGGGAACTGGGCGTGTTCGGCGCCTGTGCCCCCGTGGAGCACGGCGGCCACGACCTGTACGCGCTCTACGACGTGACCCTTCTGGTGAGCCGCATCGCCGCCCATGACGCCTCGCTCGCGACGGCTGTGTCCATGCATCTGGCGCTGTCGTGGTACTTCGCGCGCTCCGTTCGATGTGCACGGCCGGACCAGGCGGCCACGCTCCCGGAGGCACGCTGGCTGGAGGCCCTGGGCCGGGAAGGCATGCTCGTCGCCTCCACCGTGGCCGAACCCGGTGTGCCCGCCTGGAAACCGGAGACCGAGGCCACCGATGACGGCTCGGGATGGGCTGTGCGCGGCCGTAAGGCGATGGTCTCGCTCTCGCCTGCGGCCACTCACCTGTACACCCGGATGAAGGTGCTCACACCGACCGGGCCGATGCTCGCAAGCGCCATGATCCCGGTGAAGTCGGCCGGAGTCACCGTGATCGACGACTGGGACGGACTGGGGCTGAGGGGCTCCGGAAGCGGTCGCGTCGTCTTCGACGACGTCCATCTCGACCGGGACGCCCTGCGCATCCGCGGGTCCTGGGGAGAGCGGGAGCCTGCGGGTTTCGAGGGCCGTGCTGCGTCCTCCGCGCCTCTCGCCGGAATCTATCTGGGCATAGCCGAAGCCGCGGCCGCGACGGCAGTGCGGCGGTACGCGACGATCAGCACCCCCTCCGCGGGAATGCAGGGTCAGATGGCCGACCTCCGCCTGGCGCTCGCCACGCTGCGCGGAACGCTCCACACGGCCCTGGGCGAACTCGGTGAGGGTCTCGGCGCCCGAGCCCCCCGCACCATCGACGCCGAGGAAGGCAGCCGGCTGCTCGAGGCGTGTGTCCTGGCCTCCATGGTCACCGAGCAGCAGGCCGCCGTCGTCGTGGATCGCGCCATGCAGATCTGCGGGGGCAGGTCGTTCACCGCGGGAAGCGAACTGGCACGGATGTACCGGGACGTACGAGCCGCCGGGTTCATGCGGCCGTACGCGCCGCCGGAGGAATGGGTTGACTTCATCGCGCGCACCGCGACGACCGTTGGGGAGAAGTAA
- a CDS encoding aminotransferase class V-fold PLP-dependent enzyme, with translation MTPLDDLLPYDVAAFLKRPAPEQFPGRRPQQHRFDAPGGTLVHAAVGDAMSAYLRGGEVANDGGAFPQSRYTDALAEWAHSEVLQLLGAESGSTVFGANMTTLTALFVRAVGPTLRPGDEIVCTGLDHEANRQPWGTLADSAGARIRIAEPRSDGELDTEELIAQLGPRTRWVAVTAASNALGVVPDLRAITQAAHAVGARVFVDAVQATAHQRVDVAAIGCDAVVTSAYKWYGPHLSVLWLSEGLSPDLLHLAEQVPSAGTTGGAQLTLGTQNHEGIVGLATAAYVLRTWPFEAIHAEEQRLLRLLVDGLRARPGVRLLADPTTAARRVPLVAFQLVDQPVHRTARELAEQHISVWHGSFYASTALRAVAPARPEAVRAGIAAYTTQDDVQALLAGIDSCL, from the coding sequence ATGACCCCCTTGGACGATCTCCTTCCGTACGACGTGGCAGCATTCCTCAAGCGCCCCGCGCCCGAGCAGTTTCCCGGCCGCCGCCCGCAGCAGCACCGCTTCGACGCCCCGGGGGGCACCTTGGTGCACGCCGCCGTCGGCGATGCCATGAGCGCCTATCTGCGCGGTGGTGAAGTGGCCAACGACGGAGGGGCGTTCCCGCAGAGCCGTTACACCGACGCACTCGCGGAGTGGGCACACTCGGAGGTACTGCAACTCCTGGGGGCCGAGTCCGGCAGCACGGTGTTCGGCGCCAACATGACCACTCTCACCGCACTGTTCGTCCGAGCCGTAGGGCCGACGCTGCGTCCCGGGGACGAGATCGTCTGCACGGGGCTGGACCATGAGGCCAACCGGCAGCCGTGGGGCACCCTCGCCGATTCCGCGGGCGCCCGGATCCGGATCGCCGAACCGCGCTCCGACGGCGAGCTGGACACCGAGGAGCTGATCGCCCAACTGGGGCCGCGCACCCGGTGGGTGGCGGTGACCGCGGCGTCCAACGCACTCGGCGTCGTCCCCGATCTGCGGGCGATCACGCAGGCTGCCCACGCGGTCGGTGCGCGGGTCTTCGTCGACGCGGTACAGGCAACGGCACACCAGCGGGTCGACGTGGCCGCCATCGGATGCGACGCGGTCGTCACCTCCGCCTACAAGTGGTACGGCCCGCACCTGAGCGTGCTGTGGCTGTCCGAGGGGCTCTCCCCCGACCTGCTGCACCTGGCCGAGCAAGTGCCGAGCGCAGGGACCACCGGTGGCGCGCAGCTGACCCTCGGCACACAGAACCACGAGGGAATCGTCGGTCTGGCCACTGCGGCGTACGTCCTGCGCACCTGGCCCTTCGAGGCCATCCATGCCGAGGAGCAGCGGTTGTTGCGGCTGCTCGTCGACGGTCTGCGCGCCCGCCCCGGAGTACGCCTCCTCGCCGATCCGACGACCGCCGCACGCCGTGTCCCCCTGGTCGCCTTCCAGCTCGTGGACCAGCCCGTGCACCGTACGGCTCGCGAACTGGCAGAGCAGCACATCAGCGTGTGGCACGGCTCTTTCTACGCCTCCACGGCACTGCGCGCCGTCGCCCCTGCCCGGCCCGAAGCCGTGCGCGCGGGCATCGCCGCCTACACCACACAGGATGACGTGCAGGCTCTCCTGGCAGGCATCGACTCGTGTCTGTGA
- a CDS encoding TauD/TfdA family dioxygenase, whose translation MALPRSTVDREQWRDFGSALAGMLTAAGDEGHVVLPGLLSPLLPPQGTPTPEAWQHADASTPELDHTLQVMGESLGSVLTWKNQQDGAVVHNIVPTAGSELSQTGAGSASELVLHTEDAFHPDRADLVVLACVRNPGHVPTQLASVRNVTLPPEQWLQLARREVAIAVDTSYGQPADAHSTAPAVATVWNREDGRVLRFDPAYSALPDDEEFRAAYRSLEQGLGAARKDVALDPGDVLVIDNNCVVHGRSAFSPRFNGHDRWLKRVLVGTGAERHPAERWEPAHEQTPVVASRTGGTS comes from the coding sequence ATGGCGCTTCCCCGTTCGACCGTGGACCGGGAGCAATGGCGCGATTTCGGCAGCGCCCTGGCAGGAATGCTGACAGCGGCCGGTGACGAGGGCCATGTGGTGCTGCCGGGGCTGCTGTCCCCCCTGCTGCCGCCGCAGGGCACACCCACGCCCGAGGCCTGGCAGCACGCGGATGCCTCCACCCCCGAACTCGACCACACCCTGCAGGTGATGGGGGAATCGCTGGGATCCGTACTGACCTGGAAGAACCAGCAGGACGGTGCCGTCGTCCACAACATCGTGCCCACCGCGGGCTCCGAGCTGTCGCAGACGGGCGCGGGCAGCGCCAGCGAGCTGGTCCTGCACACCGAGGACGCGTTCCACCCCGACCGGGCGGACCTGGTCGTCCTGGCGTGCGTGCGCAATCCCGGCCACGTGCCGACGCAATTGGCGAGTGTGCGCAATGTGACCCTGCCGCCGGAGCAATGGCTGCAGTTGGCACGGCGCGAAGTGGCCATAGCCGTCGACACTTCCTACGGGCAGCCGGCGGATGCGCACTCCACCGCGCCCGCCGTCGCGACGGTCTGGAACCGCGAGGACGGACGGGTACTGCGCTTCGACCCCGCCTACAGCGCCCTCCCCGACGACGAGGAGTTCCGGGCGGCCTACCGCTCGCTGGAGCAGGGCCTGGGCGCAGCCCGCAAGGACGTCGCCCTCGACCCCGGTGACGTGCTGGTCATCGACAACAACTGCGTCGTCCACGGCCGGTCGGCCTTCAGTCCCCGTTTCAACGGCCACGACCGATGGCTCAAACGTGTCCTCGTGGGCACCGGAGCGGAACGCCACCCGGCCGAACGCTGGGAGCCGGCGCACGAGCAGACACCCGTGGTGGCCTCCAGGACCGGAGGCACGTCATGA
- a CDS encoding tyrosine-protein phosphatase, whose amino-acid sequence MSGPTALRPRPVNLRPLVPGCAPGPGPMFRSAAVLATSPEGVGAELASLPAGRYLDLRTEREVRRDGPPDGLLSLGWRWVRFPIDDTGNAYGTVRMLERTRQAARLAWAGGRAGPLVVACSLGKDRTGRVAAVVQHWYGLPAAALVADYLYSNVELTRSRDELPERWRAPGAVTEAHEPDLGRLLDLLRNDSTWAAPSTAAGQHGSMKTDE is encoded by the coding sequence ATGAGCGGTCCCACGGCGCTGCGGCCACGACCCGTCAACCTCCGTCCGCTGGTGCCGGGCTGCGCACCGGGCCCAGGCCCGATGTTCCGGTCCGCAGCGGTACTGGCCACCTCACCGGAGGGTGTCGGGGCGGAGCTGGCATCCCTGCCTGCGGGGCGCTACCTGGACCTGCGTACCGAACGCGAAGTCCGGCGGGACGGGCCTCCCGACGGACTGCTGTCCTTGGGCTGGCGGTGGGTCCGGTTCCCCATCGACGACACGGGCAACGCCTACGGGACGGTGCGGATGCTCGAGCGCACGCGGCAGGCGGCCCGTCTGGCCTGGGCCGGCGGCCGCGCCGGCCCGCTGGTCGTCGCCTGCAGCCTGGGCAAGGACCGCACCGGGCGCGTCGCGGCGGTGGTCCAGCACTGGTACGGACTGCCTGCGGCGGCGCTGGTCGCCGACTACCTGTACAGCAACGTCGAGTTGACGCGCTCCAGGGACGAACTGCCCGAGCGCTGGAGAGCACCGGGAGCTGTCACCGAGGCGCACGAGCCCGATCTCGGCCGGCTCCTCGATCTGCTCCGCAACGACTCCACGTGGGCCGCGCCGTCCACCGCGGCCGGACAACACGGCTCCATGAAGACAGACGAGTGA
- a CDS encoding B12-binding domain-containing radical SAM protein gives MKVLVAWPPHVPSYFNAGHHLPVFSIAAYLRAQGHDVRALDAGALNNTWREFGQILVDHHYDAVVLVNDFDVVEGIRRAAEYTRALSPSTFLMTVGRLSYQNPGYFRTLPLDAIGVSGDYESGVAQALSLLDGDRGPRPGVEVRSEEGWLPAGPGERLPVQEWVLPDVTEIPYAAYDNLYADDSNKFCGLPGSRELVVPVARGCPVNCSFCDVPVMQGLAERRMSVDRTVAYIEESFRKLPFEYVSFYAPTFTLQKKWVHELCDRLRTGSRRYPWKCATTLNHLDEQLVRAMGEAGCVRVSVGVETFAPTSGGVLPRIKQDARARFEQVLEWCRAARIELNCFVIVGLPGTSADDAAATIAHIAAAGARPRPTLYTPYEQMTATMTERELSGFNRQTFVDPEPVAAGGDDPVDHLHLVFGRDGYATSSRSAVGRVARQSVLTTP, from the coding sequence ATGAAGGTACTTGTCGCCTGGCCGCCCCACGTTCCCAGCTACTTCAATGCCGGACATCACCTGCCCGTGTTCAGCATCGCCGCGTATCTGCGGGCGCAGGGACACGACGTACGGGCGCTCGATGCCGGAGCGCTCAACAACACATGGCGGGAATTCGGGCAGATACTCGTGGACCACCACTACGACGCGGTGGTCCTGGTCAACGATTTCGACGTGGTGGAGGGCATCCGCCGGGCCGCCGAATACACGCGGGCCCTGAGCCCCTCCACCTTCCTCATGACGGTGGGCAGACTCAGCTATCAGAACCCCGGCTACTTCCGCACCCTGCCGCTGGACGCGATCGGTGTCAGCGGCGACTACGAGTCGGGCGTGGCCCAGGCCCTGTCGCTCCTCGACGGCGACCGGGGACCGCGGCCCGGCGTGGAGGTCAGGAGCGAGGAGGGCTGGCTCCCCGCCGGCCCCGGGGAGCGCCTGCCGGTACAGGAGTGGGTGCTGCCCGACGTCACGGAGATCCCGTACGCGGCGTACGACAACCTGTACGCGGACGACAGCAACAAGTTCTGCGGACTCCCCGGCAGCCGTGAACTGGTCGTGCCCGTCGCCCGCGGCTGCCCCGTCAACTGCTCGTTCTGCGACGTCCCCGTCATGCAGGGTCTTGCCGAGCGCAGGATGTCCGTCGACCGCACGGTCGCCTACATCGAAGAGTCCTTCCGCAAACTGCCCTTCGAGTACGTGTCGTTCTACGCCCCGACCTTCACCCTGCAGAAGAAGTGGGTCCACGAACTGTGCGACAGGCTTCGCACCGGCAGCCGCCGCTACCCGTGGAAGTGCGCGACCACCCTGAACCACCTCGACGAACAGCTCGTCCGGGCAATGGGCGAAGCGGGCTGCGTACGGGTGAGCGTGGGCGTGGAGACCTTCGCCCCCACATCCGGCGGCGTACTGCCCCGCATCAAACAGGACGCCCGGGCCCGGTTCGAGCAGGTGCTGGAGTGGTGCCGGGCAGCCCGGATCGAACTGAACTGCTTTGTCATCGTGGGACTTCCGGGAACCTCTGCCGACGACGCCGCCGCGACCATCGCCCATATCGCCGCCGCGGGGGCACGCCCGAGGCCCACTCTGTACACCCCTTACGAGCAGATGACGGCCACGATGACCGAGCGTGAGCTGAGCGGGTTCAACCGGCAGACATTCGTCGACCCGGAGCCGGTCGCCGCCGGGGGCGACGATCCGGTCGACCATCTGCACCTGGTGTTCGGGCGCGACGGCTATGCGACGTCCAGCAGGAGCGCCGTCGGGCGGGTGGCGCGGCAGAGCGTGCTCACCACGCCATGA
- a CDS encoding 2OG-Fe(II) oxygenase family protein — translation MMSVLAPGWHEVARNDRPFPWTLTPPGQVFASAVQSELATTFPDGGLARRDTSTRTSGKTYRNWSRPAAPDDAPNGTWAGLLTDLLSREYRQQVAALLGQPQAADVELRFVQHARGDWLDAHVDSADKVFSHIFYFADGWSPEWGGCLELLNSADPQDVAFSIPPVTGQSVLMARTDHAWHQVSPVGPDASAGRSSLLVHGWR, via the coding sequence ATGATGTCCGTCCTCGCCCCCGGGTGGCATGAAGTCGCCAGAAACGACAGGCCGTTCCCCTGGACGCTCACCCCTCCCGGCCAGGTCTTCGCAAGCGCCGTGCAGTCGGAGCTCGCGACGACGTTCCCCGACGGTGGCCTTGCCAGGCGGGACACCAGCACCCGCACGTCCGGCAAGACGTACCGCAACTGGTCGCGTCCGGCAGCCCCGGACGACGCGCCCAACGGCACATGGGCCGGACTGCTCACGGACCTGCTGTCCCGGGAGTACCGGCAGCAGGTGGCGGCGCTGCTGGGGCAGCCACAGGCCGCCGACGTGGAACTGCGCTTCGTCCAGCACGCGCGCGGGGACTGGCTGGATGCCCATGTCGACTCCGCCGACAAGGTGTTCAGTCACATCTTCTACTTCGCCGACGGCTGGTCCCCGGAATGGGGCGGGTGCCTGGAACTGCTCAACTCCGCGGACCCGCAGGACGTGGCCTTCAGCATCCCGCCGGTCACCGGTCAGAGCGTGCTGATGGCCCGGACGGACCACGCCTGGCACCAGGTGTCACCGGTGGGGCCCGACGCCTCTGCCGGCAGGTCGTCGTTGCTGGTCCACGGGTGGAGGTGA